A stretch of Mucilaginibacter terrae DNA encodes these proteins:
- a CDS encoding nucleoid-associated protein, giving the protein MVTSFEASLQTISVHHVGNPLQDERYALSDAPISLKDEIIPRLLMQYFLTPFEKTNEVYHLMHPGGDLELNEIFHYCTTIFDDESKFHEVSEKIAKHLYSVSGHAKIKAGEVYIGHFSGVQLEGEQVDVVGIFKSENKETFLKVYPQEGGFGLDYEENAININKLDKGCLIFNTHKIDGYKVVVIDKTNGSNEAVYWKDEFLKLKVRNDNFNQTNNTLSIYKNFVTQKLDDEFEMSKADKIDLLNRSMKYFKEKDTFEMDEFTGEVLGNNEAIESFKTYKNQYEQEYDTKIPDTFEISDNAVKKQARVYKSVLKLDRNFHIYIHGDKDLIEKGFDDAKAMNYYKVYFKEEE; this is encoded by the coding sequence ATGGTAACTTCATTCGAGGCTTCGCTCCAAACAATTTCGGTGCATCATGTAGGCAACCCGCTGCAGGATGAACGCTATGCACTGTCAGACGCTCCTATCTCTTTAAAAGACGAGATCATTCCGCGTTTACTGATGCAGTATTTTTTAACCCCGTTTGAAAAAACCAACGAGGTTTACCATTTAATGCACCCGGGCGGCGACCTGGAGCTGAACGAAATATTTCACTACTGCACCACTATTTTTGATGATGAAAGCAAGTTTCACGAAGTATCTGAAAAAATAGCCAAGCATTTGTACAGCGTATCGGGGCATGCCAAAATTAAGGCGGGCGAAGTATACATTGGTCATTTTAGCGGCGTACAGTTAGAAGGCGAACAAGTTGATGTGGTAGGTATATTTAAATCAGAAAATAAGGAAACCTTTTTGAAAGTTTACCCGCAAGAAGGTGGTTTTGGTTTGGATTATGAAGAGAACGCCATTAACATTAACAAGCTGGATAAAGGCTGCCTGATATTTAACACCCACAAAATTGATGGCTACAAAGTGGTGGTTATTGATAAAACCAACGGCAGCAACGAAGCCGTGTATTGGAAGGATGAGTTTTTAAAACTTAAAGTGCGTAACGATAACTTTAATCAAACCAACAATACGCTCAGCATCTACAAAAACTTTGTTACCCAAAAGCTCGACGATGAGTTTGAAATGAGCAAAGCCGATAAGATTGACCTGCTCAACCGCTCTATGAAGTACTTTAAAGAAAAAGACACTTTTGAAATGGACGAATTTACGGGCGAGGTACTGGGCAATAACGAGGCAATCGAATCATTCAAAACCTATAAAAACCAGTACGAGCAGGAATACGATACCAAGATACCCGACACGTTCGAAATATCAGACAATGCGGTTAAAAAGCAGGCCCGCGTGTACAAAAGCGTACTAAAGCTCGACCGCAACTTCCACATTTACATTCATGGCGATAAAGACCTGATTGAAAAAGGTTTTGATGATGCCAAAGCTATGAATTATTACAAGGTTTATTTTAAGGAGGAAGAATAA
- a CDS encoding metallophosphoesterase family protein, with protein MTEKTNSKHSTPVIKLNQPNDSYKFRPLPAPTGNYPYHLNLANVVQPASIQKLVFHMVGDTGSVRNPNFQREVVEEMVSQFEDAQTPADIPQFLFHLGDVVYHHGEADRYYTQFFNPYRHYPAPVFAIAGNHDTDVNPESEPQYQTLDAFKAVFCAAGKQTVPFSGDVNWQSNIQPNIYWTLQTPLANIIGLHSNVPKFGVITDEQRAWFIEELKIAGAQRPDKALIICIHHAPYSADVNHGASLAMIGFLQAAFEETGVRPDIVFSGHVHNYQRFSKRYADGKVIPFIVAGSGGFDELHAVASVDDERFTAESVLFKDVKLEKYCDDRHGFLKITLERTGEGLTLSGQYYSLPHKVGEIKEPASLDDEFSVLIA; from the coding sequence ATGACCGAAAAAACTAATTCTAAGCATTCTACCCCGGTTATAAAGTTAAATCAACCCAACGATAGCTATAAATTCCGGCCGCTACCTGCTCCTACGGGCAATTATCCATACCATTTAAATTTAGCCAATGTGGTGCAGCCTGCATCAATCCAAAAGCTGGTTTTTCATATGGTAGGCGATACAGGCAGTGTGCGTAATCCCAATTTTCAGCGGGAGGTGGTTGAGGAAATGGTTTCGCAGTTCGAAGATGCTCAAACTCCGGCCGATATACCGCAGTTCCTTTTTCATTTGGGCGATGTGGTTTACCATCATGGAGAAGCCGACCGGTACTATACACAGTTTTTTAACCCGTATCGCCATTATCCTGCCCCAGTATTTGCCATTGCCGGCAATCACGATACCGATGTAAACCCCGAAAGCGAGCCGCAATACCAAACCCTTGATGCTTTTAAGGCTGTATTTTGCGCTGCAGGCAAACAAACGGTACCGTTTAGCGGCGATGTTAACTGGCAAAGCAATATTCAACCTAATATATACTGGACGTTACAAACACCGCTGGCCAACATTATTGGCTTGCACAGTAACGTGCCTAAATTTGGCGTTATTACCGATGAACAGCGCGCCTGGTTTATTGAAGAGTTAAAAATTGCCGGTGCCCAACGCCCCGACAAGGCTTTGATTATTTGTATTCACCACGCCCCATACTCTGCCGATGTAAACCATGGTGCAAGTTTAGCCATGATTGGGTTTTTACAAGCAGCTTTTGAAGAAACCGGCGTACGGCCTGATATTGTTTTTAGCGGGCACGTGCATAATTACCAGCGCTTTAGCAAACGTTATGCCGATGGTAAGGTAATACCCTTTATAGTGGCCGGTTCGGGCGGGTTTGATGAACTGCATGCCGTTGCTTCCGTTGATGATGAGCGCTTTACGGCCGAAAGCGTTTTGTTTAAAGATGTTAAATTAGAGAAGTATTGCGACGACAGGCATGGCTTTCTCAAAATAACGTTAGAAAGAACAGGCGAAGGCTTAACCCTATCAGGACAATATTATAGTCTTCCGCATAAAGTAGGAGAGATTAAGGAGCCTGCATCGTTAGATGATGAGTTTAGTGTGTTAATTGCTTAA
- the panB gene encoding 3-methyl-2-oxobutanoate hydroxymethyltransferase: MSVNKEIKRVTTHSIQAMKANGEKIAMLTAYDYTMAKIVDDAGMDVILVGDSASNVMAGHETTLPITLDQMIYHASSVVRAASRSLVVVDLPFGSYQGNSKEALSSAIRIMKESGAHAVKLEGGIEIAESVSRILTAGIPVMGHLGLTPQSIYKFGTYTVRAKEEAEAQKLRDDALKLQELGCFAVVLEKIPAQLAKEVTESLQIPTIGIGAGQYCDGQVLVIHDMLGMNKGFRPRFLRQYASLYDVMNDAVKGYVGDVKAKDFPSEKEQY; this comes from the coding sequence ATGTCAGTAAATAAAGAAATTAAGCGCGTTACCACCCACAGCATTCAGGCCATGAAAGCCAATGGCGAAAAAATTGCCATGCTTACGGCGTATGATTATACCATGGCCAAAATTGTTGATGACGCCGGTATGGACGTGATCCTCGTTGGCGATTCGGCCTCTAACGTAATGGCAGGGCACGAAACCACGCTGCCTATTACCTTAGATCAGATGATCTATCATGCATCATCGGTTGTACGGGCAGCATCGCGCTCATTGGTGGTGGTCGATCTGCCTTTTGGCTCGTACCAGGGCAACTCTAAGGAAGCTTTGAGCTCGGCCATCCGCATTATGAAAGAATCGGGTGCGCATGCCGTAAAGCTGGAAGGTGGTATTGAAATTGCCGAATCGGTTAGTCGTATTTTAACGGCAGGTATACCGGTTATGGGCCATTTGGGCTTAACTCCACAATCAATTTATAAATTTGGCACCTACACCGTTCGCGCCAAAGAAGAAGCCGAAGCACAAAAATTGCGCGATGATGCCTTAAAGCTGCAGGAACTCGGCTGCTTTGCTGTAGTGCTGGAAAAAATACCGGCCCAACTGGCTAAAGAAGTTACCGAAAGCCTGCAAATACCAACCATTGGCATAGGTGCCGGCCAGTATTGCGACGGACAAGTACTCGTAATACATGATATGCTGGGCATGAACAAAGGCTTCCGTCCGCGTTTTTTACGCCAGTATGCATCATTGTATGATGTAATGAATGATGCCGTGAAAGGATACGTGGGTGACGTTAAGGCTAAAGATTTCCCGAGCGAGAAAGAGCAGTATTAG
- a CDS encoding CAP domain-containing protein — MFKLVIKYFLIVGVAFTLLSSTLWVADVEDNNAFSTEFLKRINEVRQQGCKCGTTYMPPVPPLVWNNQLERAAKAHAQDMSKRSYFNHTSKDGRSIQNRIMAAGYTYDGYKSFAIGENIAQGQESISEVSNGWFKSPRHCMNLMNRDFTEVGIAEVNRYWVQDFGGREPFTEREKELIKSGRLKIRKVN; from the coding sequence ATGTTTAAACTTGTGATTAAATATTTTTTAATTGTGGGTGTAGCTTTTACCCTGCTTTCGAGTACTTTGTGGGTTGCTGATGTTGAGGATAATAACGCCTTTAGTACTGAGTTTTTAAAGCGCATAAATGAGGTGCGGCAACAGGGGTGTAAATGCGGTACAACTTACATGCCGCCAGTGCCTCCGTTGGTTTGGAATAATCAACTTGAGCGTGCCGCCAAAGCACATGCGCAGGACATGAGTAAGCGAAGCTATTTTAACCACACCAGTAAAGATGGGCGTAGTATACAAAACCGTATTATGGCTGCCGGATATACTTATGATGGCTATAAAAGTTTTGCCATTGGCGAAAACATAGCACAGGGGCAAGAAAGCATATCCGAGGTAAGCAACGGCTGGTTTAAAAGTCCGCGCCATTGTATGAATCTCATGAACCGCGATTTTACCGAAGTTGGCATAGCCGAAGTTAACCGCTACTGGGTACAGGATTTTGGCGGCCGCGAACCATTTACAGAGCGTGAAAAGGAACTTATTAAAAGCGGCAGATTAAAAATACGTAAGGTTAACTAA
- a CDS encoding DUF1349 domain-containing protein: protein MKKLVPVLCLVIMSFLANAQTKPMKWFNQPKQWSGNAQKLTFTVDPGTDYWRITHYGFIRDSGPFYFQEMEGDFEATVKVTGSYQELFHQAGLMVRIDNKNWIKTGIEYVDGVQNVSAVVTREVSDWSVVPRTDSPKSIWLKLLRKGDYVQIEYSFDSKTFKMLRLAYFPPKVKAQIGVVAAAPGKKSFPVVFENFIVKAVK, encoded by the coding sequence ATGAAAAAACTTGTCCCGGTACTTTGTCTTGTAATAATGTCCTTTCTTGCCAATGCCCAAACTAAGCCCATGAAATGGTTTAATCAACCCAAACAATGGAGCGGTAACGCCCAAAAGCTAACCTTTACGGTTGACCCCGGTACCGATTACTGGCGCATAACCCATTATGGTTTCATCCGCGATTCGGGGCCGTTTTATTTCCAGGAAATGGAGGGTGATTTTGAAGCCACCGTTAAAGTGACCGGCAGCTACCAAGAGTTGTTTCACCAAGCCGGATTAATGGTACGTATCGACAATAAGAACTGGATTAAAACCGGTATTGAGTATGTTGATGGCGTACAAAATGTAAGTGCCGTGGTTACGCGCGAAGTTTCGGACTGGTCGGTTGTGCCGCGTACCGATAGCCCAAAATCAATATGGCTTAAACTATTGCGCAAAGGCGATTACGTGCAAATAGAATACTCTTTCGACAGCAAAACCTTTAAAATGCTGCGTTTAGCTTATTTCCCGCCTAAAGTAAAAGCACAGATAGGTGTTGTTGCAGCCGCACCGGGTAAAAAGAGTTTTCCGGTGGTGTTTGAGAATTTTATAGTAAAGGCTGTTAAGTAA
- a CDS encoding glycosyltransferase — translation MHFGLFTYGSRGDVQPYMALALGLMHHGHQVTLAAPQNFKNLIEGYGISFHPLHGNAEELIYSPECLQVINSGNDVAFLKHLFSMLSNMKEPLLESMLSCGHKVDAFIVNNLGSDIYGAVAEKLGKKMMIVQLNPPNITTREFAMPGLDWFNMSWYNQLTYSIANAVLWKLAKKTTYTFRNLLQLPPLKQSVFKQYIEDKIPVIHAFSTELIKRPADWQEQHVVTGFLTLPQQIIQNNYTAQAELVSWLTRGDKPIYIGFGSIPVPDPEKLRGIIEQLLTATNHRIIFCTGWSHVPNLPQHTNLMVISQVNHQWLLPQCKTAVIHGGVGTLAAVLKAGIPVIIVSIFVDQPLWGKIIAKKKNGLHIPWRKLTAVKLLNAINKTADAQMQNEAKQAAKNINQQDGVKNAVYAIEQYLVKP, via the coding sequence ATGCACTTTGGTTTATTTACTTATGGTTCGCGGGGCGATGTTCAGCCTTATATGGCACTTGCCCTCGGGCTAATGCACCATGGGCACCAGGTAACCCTTGCAGCTCCCCAAAACTTTAAAAATTTAATTGAAGGCTATGGCATAAGTTTTCACCCTTTGCACGGCAATGCCGAAGAACTCATTTACTCGCCCGAATGTTTACAGGTAATTAATTCGGGTAATGATGTGGCTTTTTTAAAGCACCTGTTTTCTATGCTTAGCAACATGAAGGAGCCCTTGTTAGAGAGCATGCTTAGTTGCGGCCACAAGGTTGATGCCTTTATTGTAAATAATTTAGGCTCGGATATTTACGGTGCCGTTGCCGAAAAACTGGGCAAAAAAATGATGATTGTTCAGCTTAACCCACCCAATATTACAACCCGCGAATTTGCCATGCCTGGTTTGGATTGGTTTAACATGAGCTGGTACAACCAATTAACTTACAGCATTGCCAACGCTGTATTATGGAAACTCGCTAAAAAAACAACTTACACTTTCAGAAACCTGTTGCAGCTTCCGCCTTTAAAGCAATCTGTATTTAAGCAATACATTGAAGACAAAATTCCGGTGATACATGCCTTTAGCACCGAGCTGATTAAACGCCCGGCCGATTGGCAGGAGCAGCACGTGGTTACTGGTTTTTTAACCCTGCCCCAACAGATCATACAAAATAACTACACTGCCCAGGCCGAACTTGTTAGCTGGCTTACCCGTGGAGATAAACCCATTTACATAGGCTTTGGCAGCATACCGGTACCCGATCCTGAAAAGCTTCGTGGTATTATTGAGCAACTTTTAACGGCCACCAACCATCGCATTATATTTTGCACAGGCTGGTCGCATGTACCTAATTTGCCGCAGCATACAAACTTGATGGTAATATCACAAGTTAACCATCAATGGTTATTGCCACAGTGTAAAACCGCAGTTATACACGGAGGGGTTGGCACGCTGGCCGCTGTTTTAAAGGCAGGCATACCGGTTATTATAGTCTCCATATTTGTAGACCAACCCCTGTGGGGCAAAATAATAGCTAAAAAGAAAAACGGACTACATATTCCATGGCGCAAACTAACTGCGGTAAAACTCCTTAACGCCATTAATAAAACAGCCGATGCCCAAATGCAAAACGAGGCAAAGCAAGCAGCAAAAAACATTAACCAGCAAGACGGGGTTAAAAATGCGGTTTATGCTATTGAGCAATATTTGGTTAAACCATAA
- a CDS encoding RluA family pseudouridine synthase, with product MAKIDTSTPQPNILDADVLYEDNHIIAINKRAGDIVQVDDTGDEPLDEKVKRYIAAKYSKPNGAFLGVVHRLDRPVSGVILFAKTSKALERLNEMFKTRNMRKTYYAVVRNRPNPPYGDLVHWLVKNPQKNVTKAHDHEVKGSLRSELHYRLAGELNGYYLIQVNPITGRPHQIRVQLSTLNCPIVGDNKYGYPRGSLKKSICLHARRLQFIHPVKKEPIDIIAPLPKDGFWEKFDHLVQDMDAEVVMKK from the coding sequence ATGGCTAAAATTGACACCAGTACCCCACAACCTAATATTTTAGATGCGGATGTTTTGTATGAAGACAACCACATCATTGCCATTAACAAGCGGGCGGGTGATATTGTACAGGTTGATGATACAGGCGATGAGCCCCTTGACGAAAAAGTAAAACGGTACATAGCCGCTAAATACAGCAAACCTAATGGTGCCTTTTTAGGCGTGGTGCACCGCCTGGACAGGCCGGTGAGTGGCGTAATTCTATTTGCCAAAACCAGTAAGGCTTTGGAGCGGTTAAACGAGATGTTTAAAACGCGCAATATGCGCAAAACCTACTATGCCGTGGTACGTAACCGCCCTAACCCGCCATATGGCGATTTGGTGCACTGGCTGGTAAAAAATCCGCAAAAAAATGTGACCAAGGCGCACGACCATGAGGTTAAAGGCAGCCTACGCTCCGAGTTGCATTACCGCCTGGCCGGCGAGTTAAATGGCTATTACCTCATACAGGTTAACCCCATAACGGGCCGTCCGCATCAGATACGGGTGCAGCTATCTACCTTAAATTGCCCCATTGTGGGCGATAACAAGTATGGCTACCCTCGCGGAAGTTTAAAAAAGAGCATTTGCCTGCATGCGCGTCGCCTGCAATTTATTCATCCTGTTAAAAAAGAACCTATTGATATTATAGCCCCACTGCCTAAAGATGGCTTTTGGGAAAAGTTTGACCACCTGGTGCAGGATATGGATGCTGAAGTGGTAATGAAAAAATAA
- the yiaK gene encoding 3-dehydro-L-gulonate 2-dehydrogenase: MKISYDTMQAEFKRVLLTLNFTDEKADKIAHIFTQNSRDGIYTHGLNRFPVFVKYVKEGYVKPDAEPQPEDAMGAIERWNGNYAPGMLNAGQCMDRAIELANEHGIGCVAIRDTNHWMRGGTYGWQAADAGCIGICFTNTIANVPPWGGVDPRLGNNPLVIAVPREGGHVVLDMAVSQYSFGKLQQYNAAGEELPFPGGYDKEGKLTTKAGDIMETWRLLPIGFWKGSGLSLMLDLLVTVLSQGRSTAEISKGKAEYGVSQVFICIKPSGNEQAAQLIEQIIEYTKTSGLENPDNGIRYPGESTLRTRHKNQEEGIPVDEEIWEKVKEL, translated from the coding sequence ATGAAAATATCCTATGATACCATGCAGGCCGAATTTAAACGCGTACTGCTTACACTCAATTTTACTGATGAAAAAGCTGATAAAATAGCCCACATATTTACCCAAAACAGTCGCGATGGCATTTACACCCACGGGTTGAACCGTTTCCCGGTTTTTGTGAAGTATGTAAAGGAAGGCTATGTAAAACCCGATGCCGAACCGCAACCCGAAGATGCTATGGGTGCTATTGAACGCTGGAACGGTAACTACGCACCGGGCATGCTGAATGCCGGGCAATGTATGGATAGGGCAATTGAATTGGCTAATGAACATGGTATTGGTTGTGTGGCCATTCGTGATACCAACCACTGGATGCGCGGCGGAACTTACGGCTGGCAGGCTGCCGATGCCGGTTGCATAGGCATATGCTTTACCAATACCATTGCCAATGTACCACCCTGGGGCGGGGTCGATCCGCGTTTAGGAAATAACCCGCTGGTAATTGCCGTGCCACGCGAGGGTGGTCATGTGGTGCTGGATATGGCTGTTTCACAATACTCGTTTGGCAAGCTGCAACAATACAATGCAGCAGGCGAGGAGTTGCCATTTCCCGGTGGTTACGATAAAGAAGGCAAGCTAACCACCAAGGCCGGAGATATTATGGAAACCTGGCGTTTGCTGCCCATTGGTTTTTGGAAAGGTTCGGGACTATCGCTTATGCTCGATCTGCTGGTAACCGTACTTAGCCAGGGCCGCTCCACGGCCGAAATTTCCAAGGGCAAAGCCGAATACGGCGTATCGCAGGTGTTCATCTGCATTAAGCCATCGGGCAACGAGCAAGCCGCTCAGCTCATTGAGCAAATTATCGAATACACCAAAACCAGTGGACTGGAAAATCCTGATAACGGCATCCGCTATCCCGGGGAAAGTACATTACGTACCCGCCATAAAAATCAAGAAGAGGGAATCCCTGTGGATGAGGAGATTTGGGAGAAAGTTAAGGAGCTTTAA
- a CDS encoding carboxymuconolactone decarboxylase family protein translates to MAHIKLNNDNLPGIIGLLDYNPETARPLLDLAEVLLRGPSTLTSAEREIIASSVSHWNGCHFCHTSHGAAAVAHLKADLNLIDDIKAGLQATKVSDKLRALLHIAHKTASGGKNVLEEDILAARETGATDLEIHDTILIAAAFCMFNRYVDGMATWAPQSNEDYRSMGERLAHVGYKA, encoded by the coding sequence ATGGCACATATTAAATTAAATAATGATAATTTGCCGGGCATTATAGGACTATTAGACTACAATCCTGAAACCGCGAGGCCTTTGCTTGATCTTGCTGAAGTATTGTTACGCGGCCCATCTACCCTGACCAGTGCTGAGCGCGAAATTATCGCATCCTCTGTTTCACATTGGAATGGATGTCATTTTTGCCATACATCGCACGGTGCCGCCGCCGTAGCCCATCTCAAGGCAGATTTAAATTTGATTGATGATATCAAAGCAGGACTCCAAGCCACTAAAGTATCTGATAAGTTGAGAGCATTATTACACATCGCGCATAAAACAGCATCGGGAGGTAAGAATGTACTTGAAGAGGATATTTTGGCTGCACGTGAAACCGGAGCAACAGACCTCGAAATACACGATACTATTTTGATTGCCGCTGCTTTTTGCATGTTCAACAGGTACGTTGATGGCATGGCCACATGGGCGCCTCAATCAAATGAGGACTATCGTTCTATGGGCGAAAGATTAGCCCACGTCGGATATAAAGCGTAG
- the carA gene encoding glutamine-hydrolyzing carbamoyl-phosphate synthase small subunit — protein MTNYTKLPAILLLADGTVFHGKAAGKIGTTTGEICFNTGMTGYQEIFTDPSYFGQIMVTTNAHIGNYGISNEEVESGRIQIAGLVCKNYNIAYSRKQADESIQDYFQEQNITCISDIDTRQLVRHIRDKGAMNAIISSEILDIEELKARLAGVPSMDGLELSSQVSTTETYTFGKEDATYRVAVLDLGVKKNILRNFSERDVYAKVYPAKTSFAEMEADFKPNGYFISNGPGDPSAMPYAVATVKEILAADKPMFGICLGHQLLALANDIPTKKMFNGHRGLNHPVKNIIKDHCEVTSQNHGFGVVPDAVRASDKVEITHVNLNDQSIEGIRVKDKKAFSVQYHPESSPGPHDSRYLFDDFVELMK, from the coding sequence ATGACCAACTACACCAAGCTTCCGGCTATCTTGTTACTGGCTGACGGTACCGTTTTTCATGGCAAAGCTGCCGGTAAAATAGGCACCACCACAGGCGAAATTTGCTTTAACACCGGTATGACGGGCTATCAGGAAATTTTTACCGATCCATCGTATTTTGGCCAGATCATGGTAACCACCAATGCGCACATTGGCAACTATGGTATCAGTAACGAGGAAGTAGAATCGGGCAGGATACAAATTGCCGGTTTGGTTTGTAAAAACTACAACATTGCCTACAGCCGCAAACAAGCCGACGAGTCTATTCAGGATTATTTCCAGGAACAAAACATTACCTGTATATCAGACATTGATACCCGCCAGTTGGTACGCCACATACGCGATAAAGGTGCCATGAACGCCATTATATCTTCGGAAATACTGGACATTGAGGAACTGAAAGCCCGATTAGCCGGTGTGCCTTCAATGGACGGCTTGGAGCTATCATCGCAGGTATCAACTACCGAAACTTATACTTTTGGTAAAGAAGATGCTACTTACCGTGTAGCAGTGCTGGATTTAGGTGTAAAAAAGAATATTCTGCGCAACTTTAGCGAGCGTGATGTTTATGCCAAGGTTTACCCGGCCAAAACATCATTTGCCGAAATGGAAGCCGATTTTAAACCAAATGGTTACTTCATCTCAAATGGCCCCGGCGATCCATCGGCCATGCCTTACGCTGTTGCTACCGTTAAAGAAATATTGGCTGCCGATAAACCCATGTTTGGTATTTGCTTAGGCCACCAGTTACTGGCTTTGGCTAACGATATACCTACCAAGAAAATGTTTAACGGTCACCGCGGCTTAAACCACCCGGTTAAAAACATTATTAAAGACCATTGCGAAGTAACCTCGCAAAACCACGGTTTTGGCGTAGTGCCTGATGCTGTGCGTGCATCAGACAAAGTAGAAATTACACACGTTAATCTTAACGACCAATCGATTGAAGGTATACGTGTAAAAGATAAAAAAGCTTTCTCGGTACAGTACCACCCCGAATCATCACCAGGCCCGCATGATAGCCGCTACCTGTTTGATGATTTTGTGGAACTGATGAAATAA
- a CDS encoding SRPBCC family protein yields MKPTSTNTITVETTVNAPIEKVWDYWTNPEHITKWTFASDDWHAPYADNDLRTGGKFKTTMAAKDGSFSFDFGGVYSEVTEHRVIAYGMEDGRKVIILFEADGDTTKVTETFDPETTNPVEMQRGGWQAILNNFKKYTEAN; encoded by the coding sequence ATGAAACCTACAAGCACAAATACCATTACCGTTGAAACTACCGTTAATGCACCTATTGAAAAAGTATGGGATTACTGGACTAATCCGGAGCATATAACTAAATGGACTTTCGCATCAGACGACTGGCATGCTCCCTATGCCGATAACGACCTGCGCACGGGCGGCAAATTTAAAACTACCATGGCAGCTAAAGACGGTAGTTTTAGTTTTGATTTTGGCGGCGTTTACAGCGAAGTAACTGAGCACCGCGTAATTGCCTATGGCATGGAAGATGGCCGCAAAGTGATTATATTATTTGAGGCCGATGGAGATACTACCAAGGTAACCGAAACATTTGACCCGGAAACCACCAACCCTGTTGAAATGCAGCGCGGTGGCTGGCAAGCTATTTTAAATAACTTTAAAAAATATACTGAAGCTAATTAA